The following are encoded together in the Thunnus maccoyii chromosome 18, fThuMac1.1, whole genome shotgun sequence genome:
- the LOC121884813 gene encoding voltage-dependent calcium channel gamma-1 subunit-like — MYEEQATKVKITSVVILVGMSSMLAAVVTDHWAVLSPRVEKFNATCEAAHFGLWRLCKKSIFIVEEDPQGKGCGPISLPGAKNCSYFKHFTSGEEAEVFEVKTQKEYNISAAAIAIFSLFFMIMGTLCVIFSFGKGRDYLLRPAGMFFAFAGLCIIISVEVMRQSVKRMIDSDETIWIEYYYSWSFTCACASFTLLILSGVALLLISMPHMPRNPWETCMDAEPEILD, encoded by the exons ATGTATGAGGAGCAGGCGACCAAGGTCAAGATCACCTCTGTGGTGATTTTGGTGGGCATGTCGTCAATGCTGGCAGCCGTGGTGACTGACCACTGGGCTGTGCTTAGCCCCCGGGTGGAGAAGTTCAACGCTACCTGCGAGGCGGCCCACTTTGGCCTCTGGAGGCTCTGCAAGAAGAGCATTTTCATCGTGGAGGAGGACCCCCAAGGCAAAGGCTGCGGCCCCATCAGTTTACCTGGAG CAAAAAACTGTTCCTACTTCAAACACTTTACATCTGGGGAAGAAGCTGAAGTTTTTGAAGTCAAGACCCAGAAAG AGTACAATATCTCAGCGGCAGCCATCGCCATCTTCAGTCTGTTCTTCATGATAATGGGCACACTCTGTGTCATCTTCTCCTTCGGGAAGGGGCGTGACTACTTGCTCCGGCCTGCTGGGATGTTCTTTGCCTTTGCAG GCCTCTGCATCATCATTTCTGTCGAAGTAATGCGCCAGTCTGTCAAGCGCATGATTGACAGTGACGAGACCATCTGGATTGAATACTACTACTCCTGGTCCTTTACCTGCGCCTGCGCCTCCTTCACCCTGCTCATCCTCAGCGGAGTTGCCCTGCTCCTCATCTCCATGCCCCACATGCCACGTAACCCCTGGGAGACCTGCATGGACGCTGAACCTGAAATCTTAGATTAA